In a genomic window of Occallatibacter riparius:
- a CDS encoding IS110 family RNA-guided transposase: MTQMVCGVDVASESLEVRIGQQGAAGSFPNTPEGIMALGAFCQAHQVEMVAMEATGGYEQLAFAQLSEQGLAVAIVNPRAVRQFAQSMGSLEKTDRIDAAMIAWYAEVKKPQPACLTPPGQQQLRALVTRLRQLTDVRTAQRNQQRLVTDRAVQVSFAKLLAFVARQIRDLEQRIARLIEQDPLWRELNQAFRTIKGVADRTVARLMAEMPEIGLLSNKTVSKLAGLAPLANDSGKQQGKRAVRGGRAAVRDILYLVAGVAGRFEPDFTAFQQRLRAAGKPPKVVRIALAHKLLVRLNAKAREVRCRLALQTTSSRACA, translated from the coding sequence GTGACACAGATGGTTTGTGGCGTAGATGTTGCTTCCGAGTCCCTGGAAGTTCGCATTGGCCAGCAGGGTGCGGCAGGGTCTTTCCCCAACACCCCCGAAGGGATTATGGCGCTGGGCGCCTTTTGCCAGGCACATCAGGTTGAAATGGTGGCCATGGAAGCCACCGGCGGGTACGAACAACTGGCGTTTGCGCAGCTATCGGAACAAGGCCTTGCGGTGGCCATCGTGAACCCGCGCGCGGTGCGCCAGTTCGCTCAGAGCATGGGCTCACTGGAGAAGACCGATCGCATCGACGCCGCCATGATCGCCTGGTACGCCGAAGTGAAGAAGCCGCAGCCAGCCTGCCTGACGCCGCCCGGCCAGCAGCAGTTGCGGGCGCTGGTCACGCGTCTTCGCCAGCTGACCGATGTGCGTACGGCGCAACGCAACCAGCAGCGGTTGGTTACCGATCGCGCCGTGCAGGTTTCCTTCGCCAAGTTGCTGGCCTTCGTTGCCCGCCAGATCCGCGATCTGGAGCAGCGCATCGCCAGGCTGATCGAGCAGGACCCGCTGTGGCGGGAACTCAACCAGGCATTTCGCACCATCAAAGGCGTGGCCGACCGCACCGTGGCGCGGTTGATGGCGGAGATGCCGGAGATCGGCCTGCTGTCCAACAAGACCGTCTCCAAACTGGCCGGGCTGGCTCCTTTGGCCAACGACTCGGGAAAGCAGCAGGGCAAACGCGCGGTGCGGGGAGGACGCGCCGCGGTGCGCGACATCCTCTACCTCGTGGCTGGTGTGGCGGGCCGCTTCGAGCCGGACTTCACCGCCTTTCAGCAGCGCCTCCGCGCGGCCGGCAAGCCGCCCAAGGTCGTCCGCATTGCGCTCGCCCACAAGCTGCTGGTGCGGCTCAACGCCAAGGCCCGCGAGGTGCGCTGTCGGCTGGCGCTTCAGACCACTTCCTCCCGGGCTTGCGCCTGA
- a CDS encoding sodium:solute symporter, whose translation MGLNKADLLVVLGYLVAVTLFGLRFRAKERSLRGYFLADNRIPWWAIAISIVAAETSTLTIISLPGLAYAQDFRILQLAMGYVVGRVAVAVLLIPHYFRGELVTAYELIARRFGERLRWMTAGVFLLTRAAAEGVRVFAVAMVVRIALGPVLGGTSDFGRDAAAIGIVTVLTLVYTFEGGMAAVIWTDVVQLSLYVAGAVVTIVVIAHAVPGGWTHIAAVAGDAGRFRVFDWSANLKVPYTIWSGVIGGAFLTTASHGTDQLIVQRLLAARNARQSKTAIVASGFAVLVLFALFLTIGAMLFVFYRDVSPGVAFARTDAIFPTFIATRMPHLVAGLMIAAILAAAMSNLSAALNSLSSTSVVDFYARFLPQSSEERRVRFSRAATGCWALVLFALALLARRGGTVIEMGLSIASVTYGSLLGVFLLGVLTRRATERGAMVGMLCGVAFNVYCWVFTKIPFTWWVVFGSAVTFGIGYAASRPAAASRPAAASGPPAASWMEKEAQ comes from the coding sequence ATGGGCCTGAACAAGGCTGACCTTCTGGTGGTGCTCGGCTACCTGGTTGCGGTGACGCTGTTCGGGCTGCGATTTCGTGCGAAGGAACGTTCGCTGCGCGGATATTTTCTGGCGGACAACAGGATTCCGTGGTGGGCGATTGCGATTTCGATTGTGGCGGCGGAGACCAGCACGCTCACGATCATCAGCCTGCCGGGGCTGGCATACGCGCAGGACTTCAGGATTCTGCAACTGGCGATGGGCTACGTGGTGGGGCGCGTTGCGGTTGCCGTGTTGCTGATTCCGCATTATTTTCGCGGCGAGCTGGTGACGGCTTATGAGCTGATTGCGCGGCGGTTCGGCGAGCGGCTGCGCTGGATGACGGCGGGAGTGTTTCTGCTGACGAGGGCCGCGGCCGAAGGGGTGCGGGTGTTTGCGGTGGCCATGGTGGTGCGGATCGCGCTGGGGCCGGTGCTTGGGGGCACGAGCGATTTCGGGCGCGACGCGGCGGCGATTGGGATTGTGACGGTGCTGACGCTGGTGTACACGTTTGAAGGCGGGATGGCAGCGGTGATTTGGACGGACGTTGTGCAACTGTCGCTGTATGTGGCTGGGGCGGTTGTGACGATTGTGGTGATTGCGCACGCGGTGCCGGGAGGGTGGACGCACATTGCTGCGGTTGCGGGGGACGCGGGGCGGTTCAGGGTTTTCGACTGGTCGGCGAATCTGAAGGTGCCTTATACGATTTGGTCGGGCGTGATTGGCGGAGCGTTTTTGACCACGGCGAGCCATGGGACTGATCAGTTGATTGTGCAGCGCTTGCTGGCGGCGCGGAATGCGAGGCAATCGAAGACGGCGATTGTGGCGAGCGGCTTTGCGGTGCTTGTGCTGTTTGCGCTGTTTCTGACGATTGGCGCGATGCTGTTCGTGTTCTACAGAGATGTTTCGCCGGGGGTGGCGTTCGCGCGAACCGATGCGATTTTTCCGACGTTTATTGCGACGCGTATGCCGCACCTGGTGGCGGGGTTGATGATTGCGGCGATTCTGGCGGCGGCGATGTCGAACCTGAGCGCGGCGCTGAATTCCCTTTCTTCCACAAGCGTTGTGGATTTCTATGCGCGCTTTCTTCCGCAGTCGAGCGAGGAGAGGCGGGTGAGGTTTTCGCGGGCGGCTACGGGGTGCTGGGCGCTGGTTCTGTTCGCGCTGGCTCTGCTGGCGCGGCGTGGCGGGACGGTGATTGAGATGGGGCTTTCGATTGCGTCGGTGACGTATGGGTCGCTGCTGGGGGTGTTCCTGCTGGGGGTTTTGACGCGGAGAGCCACGGAGCGGGGCGCGATGGTGGGGATGCTGTGCGGTGTGGCGTTCAATGTGTATTGCTGGGTGTTCACGAAGATTCCGTTTACGTGGTGGGTGGTGTTCGGTTCGGCGGTTACGTTCGGAATTGGTTATGCGGCCAGCAGGCCGGCTGCGGCCAGCAGGCCGGCTGCGGCCAGCGGGCCGCCTGCAGCGAGTTGGATGGAGAAGGAAGCGCAGTGA
- a CDS encoding exo-beta-N-acetylmuramidase NamZ domain-containing protein yields the protein MFLIAATLRAQEAGSGEKGSARLAAVLDPLMEKAVADGNMPGGVLLVGHNGRVVYRKAFGMRSLEPAREPMTVDTIFDMASLTKCVATTMSVMKLMEEGRVRLNDPVAAYLPEFGQNGKQDITIRELMTHYSGLAPDLDLTAPWSGRDTAFGMAMNQRPVNPPGTRFVYSDINFETLGFVVEKVSGMPLNEFAAKNIFEPLGMKHTRFLPPDAWRPMIAPTQYDEQNRMLRGVVHDPTARRMGGVAGHAGLFSTADDLAIFAQALLTGEKVLSREAVEKMSTPQTAANAASVRGLGWDIDSPFASNRGELLPVGSFGHTGFTGTSLWIDPVTDTYVILLTNAVHPRGGRSVVSLRTRIATAVVDGLELTVTEQEKMRLARITGYNESLMAAHRIESRNGQVKNGIDVLEEHGFGELHADAAHPVKVGLITNHTGVDGRGLRTIDVLAKAPGIKLAAIFSPEHGITGTADTTDIANGRDAATGVPVYSVYGDTDAKRRPDATVVAGLDVLVFDIQDVGVRFYTYETTLGYFLEAAAKAGKELVVLDRPNPVNGAFVQGPVADGDRESFVSYWRTPVRHGMTMGELARMFNAERAIGAKLTVVPMEGWMRGDWFDSTGEVWINPSPNMRSLNEAMLYPGIGMIEGTNVSVGRGTDTPFEVVGAPWIKAAEFAAYLNARAIAGVRFVPVEFTPASSVYSGQKCGGVNLVITDRNALDAPELGLEIASALGKLYPKQYQVKELDRLMVSKVSMDALGLGEDPRRIAEGWREGIERFEAVRGKYLIY from the coding sequence TTGTTTTTGATTGCTGCGACGCTGCGTGCGCAGGAGGCGGGCTCCGGTGAGAAGGGCTCTGCGCGCTTGGCAGCGGTGCTCGATCCACTGATGGAGAAGGCGGTCGCGGATGGGAATATGCCGGGGGGCGTGCTGCTGGTGGGGCACAACGGGCGCGTGGTGTACCGGAAGGCGTTCGGAATGCGATCGCTGGAGCCGGCGCGCGAGCCGATGACGGTGGATACGATCTTCGACATGGCGTCGCTGACGAAGTGCGTGGCGACGACGATGTCCGTGATGAAGCTGATGGAGGAAGGGCGCGTGCGGCTGAATGATCCTGTGGCTGCGTATCTGCCGGAGTTTGGGCAGAACGGAAAGCAGGACATCACGATTCGTGAGTTGATGACGCACTATTCGGGGCTGGCTCCGGATCTCGATCTCACTGCGCCGTGGTCGGGGCGCGATACGGCGTTTGGGATGGCGATGAACCAGAGGCCGGTGAACCCGCCGGGCACGCGGTTTGTGTACAGCGATATCAATTTCGAGACGCTGGGATTTGTGGTGGAGAAGGTGAGCGGGATGCCGCTGAACGAGTTTGCGGCGAAGAACATCTTTGAGCCGCTGGGCATGAAGCATACGCGGTTTCTTCCGCCGGATGCGTGGCGGCCAATGATTGCGCCGACGCAGTATGACGAGCAGAACCGGATGCTGCGCGGAGTGGTGCACGATCCGACGGCGCGGCGGATGGGCGGGGTTGCGGGGCATGCGGGATTGTTCTCGACGGCGGACGATCTGGCGATCTTTGCGCAGGCTTTGCTGACGGGCGAGAAGGTGCTGAGCCGCGAGGCGGTGGAGAAGATGTCAACGCCGCAGACGGCAGCGAATGCGGCGAGCGTGCGCGGGCTGGGGTGGGATATTGATTCGCCGTTTGCGAGCAATCGCGGGGAGTTGCTGCCGGTGGGGTCGTTCGGGCACACGGGATTTACGGGCACGTCGCTGTGGATCGATCCGGTGACGGACACGTACGTGATTCTGTTGACGAACGCGGTGCATCCGCGCGGAGGGCGGTCGGTGGTATCGCTGCGTACCCGCATTGCGACGGCGGTGGTGGATGGGCTTGAGCTGACCGTGACGGAGCAGGAGAAGATGCGGCTGGCGCGGATCACGGGCTATAACGAGTCGCTGATGGCGGCGCACAGGATCGAGTCGCGCAATGGGCAGGTGAAGAACGGGATCGATGTGCTGGAGGAGCACGGGTTCGGCGAGTTGCATGCCGACGCGGCGCATCCGGTGAAGGTGGGGCTGATTACGAATCACACCGGTGTGGACGGGCGTGGGCTGCGCACGATTGATGTGCTGGCGAAAGCGCCGGGGATCAAGCTGGCGGCGATCTTCAGCCCGGAGCATGGGATCACGGGCACGGCGGATACGACGGATATTGCGAATGGGCGCGATGCCGCGACGGGCGTGCCTGTCTATAGCGTGTATGGTGACACGGATGCGAAGCGCAGGCCGGATGCGACGGTGGTGGCGGGGCTGGATGTGCTGGTGTTCGATATCCAGGACGTGGGCGTGCGGTTCTATACGTACGAGACGACGCTGGGGTATTTCCTGGAGGCTGCGGCAAAGGCGGGCAAGGAGCTGGTGGTGCTCGATCGCCCGAATCCGGTGAACGGGGCGTTTGTGCAGGGGCCGGTGGCCGATGGGGATCGCGAGTCGTTTGTGAGCTACTGGCGCACGCCGGTGCGGCACGGGATGACGATGGGCGAGCTGGCGCGGATGTTCAATGCGGAGCGCGCCATTGGCGCGAAGCTGACGGTGGTGCCGATGGAAGGGTGGATGCGCGGCGACTGGTTCGACTCGACGGGCGAGGTGTGGATCAATCCTTCACCGAATATGCGGAGTTTGAATGAGGCCATGCTCTATCCGGGGATTGGGATGATTGAGGGGACGAATGTTTCGGTGGGACGCGGGACGGATACGCCGTTTGAGGTTGTGGGAGCTCCGTGGATCAAGGCGGCGGAGTTTGCCGCTTATCTGAATGCGCGGGCGATCGCGGGGGTGCGGTTTGTTCCGGTCGAGTTTACGCCGGCGAGTTCGGTGTACAGCGGGCAGAAATGTGGCGGAGTGAATCTGGTGATCACGGATCGCAATGCGCTGGATGCGCCGGAGCTTGGGCTGGAGATTGCGTCGGCGCTCGGAAAGCTTTATCCGAAGCAGTATCAGGTGAAGGAACTTGATCGGCTGATGGTGAGCAAGGTGAGCATGGATGCGCTGGGGTTGGGTGAGGATCCGCGGCGGATTGCGGAAGGATGGCGCGAGGGGATCGAGAGGTTTGAGGCGGTGCGGGGGAAGTATTTGATTTATTAG
- a CDS encoding DUF5597 domain-containing protein — MAVEEDQITDLRLTFSQFESVVTFGTPRPSYGGLFGSGNKNRTGRAMVAELGPDEFLICGFDALINFRPNRGSELRKAQFLSAEEGEFVDGKWQSRRLINGDETFFGISFPSEGKWVKVKLKAY, encoded by the coding sequence GTGGCCGTCGAAGAAGACCAGATCACCGACCTCCGACTCACTTTCAGTCAGTTTGAATCCGTAGTCACCTTCGGAACTCCCAGACCCAGCTACGGAGGTCTCTTCGGAAGCGGCAACAAGAACAGGACCGGTCGTGCCATGGTGGCCGAACTCGGTCCGGACGAGTTCCTCATCTGCGGCTTCGACGCGCTGATCAACTTCCGTCCCAACCGCGGCTCCGAACTTCGCAAGGCCCAGTTCCTCTCCGCTGAAGAAGGCGAGTTCGTCGACGGCAAGTGGCAGTCCAGGCGCCTCATCAACGGCGATGAGACTTTTTTCGGGATCTCATTCCCCTCCGAAGGCAAGTGGGTCAAAGTGAAGCTGAAAGCCTACTGA
- a CDS encoding tetratricopeptide repeat protein, protein MNRTLPPISSLYLAAVLACAAPLSAQSDQRQNAIQLEQQGKAAEAEAAWRAWTTAHPTDAEAFAHLGLLEARQENYSGAIEHYRKAMKLAPAMQGLRPNLGLAYFKNGDYRQAIDTFAPLLKANPGDDRLTLLTGMSHYGLGEYQAATPFLQKSAERDPQNLTLLLTLAHACLYAHEYPCVLDTFHKIVALNAESAEADMLVGEALDEMKDPIGAQREFRAAIAVNPKEPNVHFGLGYLLWTKGQCAEAAQQFQSELDNDPGHLQAMLYLADSNIQLDKIDDALPLLEKLVSQHADNAMAHRDLGIVYAARDRNPEAVKEFQQAIRLAPNDVNAHYRLARLYRTMGRTAEANAEFEKSRSLNKAADEHLLKVMSTIPAAQQKPSQPSAPAK, encoded by the coding sequence GTGAATCGCACTCTCCCGCCCATCTCCTCGCTTTACCTCGCCGCCGTTCTCGCCTGCGCCGCGCCCCTCTCCGCGCAATCCGATCAGCGTCAGAATGCGATCCAACTCGAACAGCAGGGCAAAGCGGCAGAAGCAGAAGCCGCCTGGCGCGCGTGGACCACAGCCCATCCCACCGACGCCGAAGCCTTCGCGCATCTCGGCCTTCTTGAAGCCCGCCAGGAAAACTACTCCGGCGCCATCGAGCACTATCGCAAGGCCATGAAGCTCGCGCCCGCCATGCAGGGCCTTCGCCCCAACCTCGGCCTCGCCTACTTCAAGAACGGCGACTACCGCCAGGCCATCGACACCTTCGCGCCCCTGCTCAAGGCCAATCCCGGCGACGACCGTCTCACCCTGCTCACCGGCATGTCCCACTACGGTCTCGGCGAATACCAGGCCGCCACGCCCTTTCTGCAGAAGTCCGCCGAGCGCGACCCACAGAACCTCACCCTTCTCCTCACGCTCGCGCACGCTTGCCTCTACGCGCACGAGTACCCGTGCGTCCTCGACACCTTCCACAAGATCGTCGCCCTCAATGCCGAATCCGCCGAAGCCGACATGCTCGTCGGCGAAGCCCTCGACGAGATGAAAGACCCCATCGGCGCGCAGCGCGAGTTCCGCGCCGCCATCGCCGTCAACCCCAAGGAGCCCAACGTCCACTTCGGCCTCGGCTATCTTCTCTGGACCAAGGGCCAGTGCGCTGAAGCCGCGCAGCAGTTTCAATCCGAGCTCGACAACGATCCCGGCCACCTCCAGGCCATGCTCTATCTCGCCGACAGCAACATCCAACTCGATAAGATTGACGACGCCCTGCCGCTCCTCGAAAAGCTCGTCAGCCAGCATGCCGATAACGCTATGGCCCATCGCGATCTCGGCATCGTCTACGCCGCGCGCGACCGCAATCCTGAAGCAGTGAAGGAATTCCAGCAGGCCATCCGTCTCGCGCCCAACGACGTCAACGCCCACTACCGCCTCGCGCGCCTCTATCGCACCATGGGCCGCACCGCCGAGGCCAACGCCGAATTCGAGAAATCCCGCTCCCTCAACAAAGCCGCCGACGAGCACCTCCTCAAAGTGATGTCAACAATCCCCGCAGCACAACAGAAGCCTTCTCAACCCAGCGCCCCCGCCAAATAA